In Rhizobium gallicum bv. gallicum R602sp, the following proteins share a genomic window:
- a CDS encoding class I SAM-dependent methyltransferase: MGHVQISTIDSAKLDTLLSRVVGDLSAGYGGVMVSLGNRLGLYKTMAEAGPLTSHELARRAGCAERYVREWLNSQVAGGYVAYHAISGTYELTPEQALVLADEDSPVFIPNAWAVPASMWADEDKAVEAFRTGNGVPWGDHDGRLYCGVAAFYRNAYKASLVAEWLPALDGVVEKLKTGAFVADVGCGHGHSTALMAKAFPASRFCGFDTHQGSLIEARKVATMTGISEQATFAAAPADNYPGSGYDLICFFDCLHDMGDPVAAAAHAAKAIAPDGTVVLVEPFANDRVEDNISPVARMYYAASTTICCAHAIADGGRMVLGAQAGEARLAGVFRKAGFTRFRRAMETPFNLILEARL; encoded by the coding sequence ATGGGACATGTCCAAATCAGCACGATCGATTCTGCAAAGCTAGATACGCTTCTTTCGCGCGTGGTCGGAGATCTTTCGGCCGGCTATGGCGGCGTGATGGTGAGTCTTGGAAACCGGCTCGGCCTTTATAAGACAATGGCCGAAGCAGGCCCGCTTACATCGCACGAGCTTGCCCGCCGCGCCGGATGCGCCGAACGCTACGTTCGCGAATGGCTCAATTCGCAGGTCGCTGGCGGCTATGTCGCTTACCACGCGATCAGCGGTACGTATGAGCTCACGCCGGAGCAAGCGCTTGTCCTTGCCGACGAGGATAGCCCTGTCTTCATTCCTAACGCCTGGGCAGTCCCTGCTTCAATGTGGGCGGACGAGGACAAGGCGGTGGAGGCCTTCCGCACTGGCAACGGCGTACCGTGGGGCGACCATGACGGACGTCTCTATTGCGGAGTTGCAGCCTTCTACCGCAATGCGTACAAGGCAAGCCTGGTCGCCGAATGGCTGCCGGCTCTCGATGGAGTCGTCGAAAAACTGAAGACCGGGGCATTTGTGGCCGATGTCGGCTGTGGACATGGACATTCCACCGCCCTCATGGCCAAGGCATTTCCGGCTTCGAGATTTTGTGGCTTCGACACTCATCAGGGCTCCCTGATCGAAGCCCGCAAGGTTGCCACAATGACAGGCATTTCGGAGCAGGCAACCTTCGCGGCAGCTCCGGCCGACAACTATCCAGGAAGCGGCTACGACCTGATCTGCTTCTTCGATTGCCTGCACGATATGGGAGATCCCGTTGCCGCGGCCGCACATGCCGCTAAGGCAATTGCACCAGATGGTACGGTCGTGCTCGTGGAACCCTTCGCCAACGATCGGGTGGAAGACAATATCTCGCCGGTTGCTAGAATGTATTATGCGGCTTCTACGACGATCTGCTGCGCCCACGCAATTGCAGATGGCGGCCGTATGGTACTTGGTGCGCAGGCTGGCGAAGCCCGCCTGGCTGGAGTCTTCCGCAAAGCGGGCTTCACCCGTTTCCGCCGCGCTATGGAAACGCCGTTCAACCTGATCCTCGAAGCACGGCTCTAA
- a CDS encoding helix-turn-helix domain-containing protein gives MTKFVPTYELYGESAGKKPDFWVHCETIPSRSSLHHWEIRLHRHENFLQILYIDAGSGDAIFGQERYTIRPRSVITVPPGLRHGFRFSKDIDGFVITVLASHLKAIPGDRSWFGEWLAKPHLTELDMQNEDAAYVARTLTRLGEEFSGRRSGRNDLLDAYLTSALQLTARICEGAESEMADENSRRMEVLSGLMQQHLRGHKPAVFYARALGISPTHLNRIVKASMGHSMHELIARKLTDEAKRELVFTFGSVQEIGYRLGFADPAYFSRFFLKRTGETPRMWRMAERTKLGV, from the coding sequence ATGACGAAATTCGTTCCGACCTATGAGCTCTATGGCGAGAGTGCCGGTAAGAAGCCGGATTTCTGGGTGCATTGCGAGACTATTCCATCGCGCAGCAGCCTTCATCACTGGGAAATCCGGCTGCATCGGCATGAAAACTTCCTTCAGATATTGTACATCGATGCCGGGTCGGGCGATGCGATCTTCGGCCAGGAGCGGTATACAATCCGTCCGCGCTCGGTGATCACCGTACCGCCCGGCCTGAGGCACGGCTTCCGCTTTTCGAAAGATATCGATGGCTTTGTTATCACGGTGCTCGCCTCGCATCTGAAGGCCATACCTGGCGATCGCAGCTGGTTCGGGGAGTGGCTGGCGAAACCGCACCTGACGGAGCTCGATATGCAAAACGAGGATGCAGCTTACGTGGCGCGGACGCTCACGCGGTTGGGAGAAGAATTTTCGGGGCGACGGAGCGGCCGGAATGATCTGCTGGATGCCTATCTGACTTCCGCACTGCAACTGACGGCGCGGATTTGCGAAGGTGCCGAAAGTGAGATGGCCGATGAGAATAGCCGACGCATGGAGGTTCTAAGCGGCCTGATGCAGCAGCATCTAAGAGGACATAAGCCGGCCGTCTTCTACGCTCGCGCGCTCGGCATCTCGCCAACGCATCTGAACCGCATTGTCAAGGCTTCAATGGGACATAGCATGCACGAACTCATCGCCCGCAAGCTGACGGACGAGGCAAAACGCGAACTGGTCTTCACCTTCGGCAGCGTCCAGGAGATCGGCTACCGGTTGGGCTTTGCCGATCCGGCCTACTTCTCGCGCTTCTTTCTGAAACGGACGGGCGAGACGCCGCGCATGTGGCGTATGGCCGAGCGGACGAAGCTCGGAGTATGA
- a CDS encoding GlxA family transcriptional regulator — translation MLRNAEQTVQTGPEPLHVSLIAIPEAVVSTLSGIFDVMNAFVIMPPLGDAQRRAPPFQVEIVGLESGSLSLASRIPVMVQRSITALDTTDIIIVPSILLGPEGWRKGRHPELVEWLRAMHRRGALLCSACSGVFLLAETGLFDGAEATVHFGYANAFAAGFPQVHIHPERVLVVSGEREELVSSGASMTWHDLVLYLIARHAGATAAQEVARCFALQWHQDGLTPYMVFEGRNDHGDVAVQAAQEWVATHFPVASPLEEMIRRSGLAERTFKRRFTAATGLSPIAYVQRLRIEDAKRRLERTESSVDEIGWQVGYEEPAFFRRLFKRVTGLTPGGYRRRFKIPEYAQTRVRD, via the coding sequence ATGCTGCGAAACGCCGAGCAGACGGTGCAGACGGGTCCAGAGCCGCTTCATGTCAGCCTCATCGCCATTCCCGAGGCCGTGGTGTCGACGCTGAGTGGCATCTTCGACGTGATGAACGCCTTTGTTATTATGCCTCCGCTAGGCGACGCACAGCGCCGCGCACCACCGTTCCAGGTCGAGATTGTTGGGCTCGAATCCGGGTCGCTGTCGCTTGCCAGTCGCATCCCCGTCATGGTCCAACGCAGCATTACCGCGCTTGATACAACCGACATCATTATCGTCCCTTCCATCCTGCTTGGCCCTGAGGGCTGGCGAAAAGGTCGACACCCGGAGCTCGTAGAATGGCTTCGAGCCATGCACCGGCGCGGTGCGCTTCTATGCTCGGCTTGCTCCGGTGTCTTCCTGCTCGCCGAAACAGGGCTCTTCGATGGCGCAGAGGCGACGGTACATTTCGGTTACGCCAACGCATTCGCGGCAGGTTTTCCGCAGGTCCACATCCACCCTGAGCGGGTTCTGGTCGTCTCGGGCGAGCGCGAAGAACTTGTAAGTTCCGGAGCCTCCATGACCTGGCATGATTTAGTCCTCTACCTGATTGCTAGACATGCGGGTGCAACCGCCGCACAGGAAGTTGCGCGCTGCTTTGCCCTCCAATGGCATCAGGACGGACTTACGCCCTACATGGTATTCGAGGGCCGTAATGATCATGGAGACGTCGCTGTCCAGGCGGCTCAGGAATGGGTGGCAACGCATTTCCCCGTGGCGAGCCCGCTTGAGGAAATGATCCGCCGCTCCGGACTTGCCGAGCGCACCTTCAAACGCCGTTTCACAGCCGCGACCGGATTGAGCCCGATCGCCTACGTGCAGCGCCTAAGGATCGAGGATGCGAAACGCCGGTTGGAGCGGACGGAGTCATCGGTCGACGAGATAGGCTGGCAGGTCGGTTACGAGGAACCGGCTTTCTTCCGCCGTCTCTTCAAGCGAGTCACCGGCTTGACGCCAGGGGGCTATCGACGGCGTTTCAAAATCCCTGAGTATGCACAGACCCGTGTAAGGGATTAA
- a CDS encoding 3-oxoacid CoA-transferase subunit B, giving the protein MTGDTRPATTREDIKLSNAQIAWRAAQDIADGAYVNLGIGFPEMVARYQPPGRQAIFHTENGILNFGEAPPVGEEDWDLINAGKRPVTLKLGASFFHHADSFAMVRGGHLDVAILGAYQVAQNGDLANWRVGSKGVPAVGGAMDLVHGARQVFVITEHVTKNGEPKLVERCTFPLTGVGCITRVYTSHAIVDIVKGHFVLREKLAAISIEELQAMTGAPLHVEGPIADLVVPEL; this is encoded by the coding sequence ATGACCGGCGATACCCGACCCGCGACGACTCGCGAAGACATCAAGCTTTCCAATGCTCAGATCGCCTGGCGTGCCGCTCAGGATATTGCCGACGGGGCCTATGTGAACCTCGGCATCGGCTTTCCCGAAATGGTGGCCCGCTACCAGCCGCCCGGTCGGCAGGCGATCTTCCATACCGAGAACGGTATCTTGAACTTCGGTGAAGCGCCACCTGTCGGCGAAGAAGACTGGGATCTGATCAATGCCGGCAAGAGGCCGGTGACGCTGAAGCTTGGTGCGTCCTTCTTCCACCACGCCGACAGTTTTGCCATGGTGCGCGGCGGCCATCTCGACGTCGCCATCCTCGGTGCCTATCAGGTTGCCCAGAACGGCGATCTGGCCAACTGGCGCGTCGGCAGCAAGGGCGTGCCGGCCGTCGGCGGCGCAATGGATCTCGTCCATGGGGCGAGACAGGTCTTCGTGATTACAGAACACGTCACCAAGAACGGCGAGCCGAAGCTCGTCGAAAGATGCACTTTCCCGCTGACCGGCGTCGGCTGCATCACGCGCGTTTATACGAGCCACGCCATCGTCGACATTGTGAAGGGACATTTCGTGCTGCGTGAGAAGCTGGCGGCGATCTCGATCGAGGAACTGCAGGCCATGACCGGCGCGCCGCTCCACGTCGAGGGGCCAATTGCCGACCTTGTCGTGCCGGAACTTTGA
- a CDS encoding SDR family NAD(P)-dependent oxidoreductase, translating into MANLAQSLASIKIPDLNGKAVLITGASTGIGAALARAFAAQGMKVGIHYNASREPAEKLAEEIRATGTVVHLVQGDVSKEGETERVVGETAKTFGHLDGLINNAGGMLGRKPTAEYTDEHYAKVMDLNARSVLAATRAAHPWLKKQGGFIINTTSIAARNGGGNGAILYAASKGFVSTITRGHAKEFVGDRIRVNAVAPGVIATPFHERYTNDEQMEMQRKTIPMGFVGTSEDCVGAYLFLASPTLSGYITGQIIEVNGGQLMP; encoded by the coding sequence ATGGCTAATCTTGCTCAATCACTCGCGTCCATAAAAATACCTGACCTGAACGGCAAAGCGGTGCTGATCACCGGTGCATCGACCGGTATCGGTGCGGCTCTTGCCCGGGCGTTCGCGGCGCAGGGCATGAAGGTTGGCATCCACTACAATGCAAGCCGCGAGCCGGCCGAAAAGCTTGCCGAGGAGATCAGAGCGACTGGTACCGTTGTGCATCTGGTGCAGGGCGACGTTTCAAAGGAAGGCGAGACCGAACGCGTTGTAGGGGAGACCGCTAAGACCTTCGGACATCTCGATGGCCTCATCAACAATGCTGGCGGCATGCTTGGCCGTAAGCCGACTGCGGAATATACCGACGAGCATTATGCCAAGGTAATGGATCTGAATGCCCGTTCTGTTCTTGCCGCAACGCGCGCCGCGCATCCCTGGCTTAAGAAGCAGGGCGGCTTCATCATCAATACCACCTCGATCGCTGCACGAAATGGCGGCGGCAACGGTGCGATTCTTTATGCGGCCTCCAAAGGCTTCGTCTCGACGATCACGCGGGGGCATGCCAAGGAGTTCGTCGGCGACCGCATCCGCGTCAACGCCGTCGCACCGGGCGTCATCGCAACGCCGTTCCACGAGCGCTATACCAACGACGAACAGATGGAGATGCAGCGCAAAACCATTCCGATGGGCTTTGTCGGTACATCGGAAGACTGCGTCGGTGCTTATCTGTTCCTCGCGTCGCCGACGCTCTCAGGCTACATCACCGGCCAGATCATCGAGGTGAATGGCGGCCAGCTCATGCCGTAG
- the pobA gene encoding 4-hydroxybenzoate 3-monooxygenase, with amino-acid sequence MRTQVAIIGSGPSGLLLGQLLTEAGIENVILDRVGKDYILGRVRAGVLEEGTVNLMDQAKAGVRMHAEGLPHDGFSLAFDGRDHRIDLFGLTGGKRVMVYGQTELTRDLMDHREKTGALTIYDAADVQPHDFNGRHPCLTYNKDGTTHRINCDFIAGCDGFHGASRKAVPESSLRVFEKVYPFGWLGILADVPPVSHELIYANHPRGFALCSMRSQTRSRYYIQCPLDEKIDNWGDDRFWAELRRRLPTHHADAVITAPSFEKSIAPLRSFVSEPMRFGRLFLVGDAAHIVPPTGAKGLNLAASDVHYLFNGLIEHYQDRSNAGIDAYSERALSRVWKAVRFSWSMTRMMHRFPDASDFDQKIQEAELDYLTHSQAAATALAENYVGLPY; translated from the coding sequence ATGCGCACACAGGTTGCGATTATCGGCTCCGGGCCATCCGGACTTCTGCTCGGCCAGCTTTTGACGGAGGCGGGTATTGAAAACGTCATTCTGGACCGGGTCGGCAAGGACTACATTCTCGGACGCGTTCGTGCCGGGGTCTTGGAGGAAGGCACAGTTAACCTTATGGATCAGGCAAAGGCCGGCGTCCGCATGCATGCCGAAGGCCTGCCGCATGACGGCTTCTCGCTTGCCTTCGACGGTCGCGATCACCGCATCGATCTCTTTGGGCTTACCGGAGGCAAGCGCGTCATGGTCTATGGCCAGACGGAACTCACACGCGACCTGATGGACCATCGCGAAAAGACTGGCGCTTTGACGATCTACGACGCGGCTGACGTCCAGCCGCATGATTTCAATGGCCGGCACCCCTGCCTCACCTATAACAAGGACGGCACCACGCATCGTATCAATTGCGATTTCATCGCCGGCTGTGACGGCTTTCATGGTGCAAGCCGCAAAGCCGTGCCGGAAAGTTCGCTCCGCGTCTTCGAGAAGGTCTACCCCTTCGGCTGGCTCGGCATCTTGGCTGACGTGCCGCCAGTCAGCCACGAGTTGATCTATGCCAACCATCCCCGCGGCTTCGCCCTCTGTTCGATGCGCTCGCAGACCCGCAGCCGCTATTACATCCAGTGCCCGCTCGATGAAAAAATCGATAACTGGGGCGACGACCGTTTCTGGGCGGAACTCCGCCGCCGCCTTCCAACTCATCACGCAGACGCAGTGATCACCGCACCGTCGTTCGAAAAGTCGATCGCACCTCTGCGATCCTTCGTCTCCGAGCCGATGCGTTTCGGCCGGCTGTTCTTAGTCGGGGATGCCGCCCATATCGTGCCGCCAACGGGCGCCAAGGGCCTCAACCTCGCCGCCAGCGACGTGCACTACCTTTTCAACGGCCTTATCGAACACTACCAGGATCGCTCGAATGCCGGTATCGATGCCTATTCCGAACGCGCGCTCTCCCGCGTCTGGAAAGCCGTCCGCTTCTCCTGGTCAATGACGAGGATGATGCACCGGTTCCCCGATGCGAGCGACTTCGACCAGAAGATCCAGGAAGCCGAACTCGACTATTTGACGCATTCCCAGGCAGCCGCAACAGCGCTTGCGGAAAACTATGTTGGACTTCCCTACTAG
- a CDS encoding 3-oxoacid CoA-transferase subunit A, producing MDKTIRSAAEAVCEISDGASIMIGGFGGSGAPIELIHALIDKGPKNLSVINNNAGNGRIGIAAMIDAGMVRKMICSFPRSSDPRAFTQRYLAGEIELELVPQGTLAERIRAAGAGIPAFYTPTAYGTELSEGKIVAEFDGRHYVQERWLKADFAIVKAHIGDLHGNLTYNKAGRNFNPLMCMAAAKTIAQVSKIVPAGGIDPEHVVTPGIFVDRLVEISNPQQEEELVRAGVAYL from the coding sequence ATGGACAAGACAATCAGGAGCGCGGCGGAAGCCGTCTGCGAAATCAGTGATGGCGCCAGCATCATGATCGGTGGTTTTGGCGGCTCAGGGGCGCCGATCGAGCTTATCCACGCGCTCATCGACAAGGGGCCGAAGAACCTGAGCGTCATCAACAACAATGCCGGCAACGGCCGCATCGGCATCGCCGCGATGATCGACGCCGGCATGGTGCGGAAAATGATCTGCTCCTTCCCGCGTTCCTCGGATCCGCGTGCCTTCACGCAAAGATACCTCGCCGGGGAGATCGAGCTGGAACTTGTGCCGCAGGGGACGCTTGCCGAACGCATCCGTGCGGCCGGTGCCGGCATCCCGGCTTTCTACACGCCGACGGCCTACGGCACCGAGCTTTCCGAAGGCAAGATAGTCGCCGAATTCGATGGCAGGCACTATGTCCAGGAGCGCTGGTTGAAGGCCGATTTTGCGATCGTGAAGGCGCATATCGGCGACTTGCACGGCAATCTCACCTACAACAAAGCCGGCCGGAACTTTAACCCGCTGATGTGCATGGCGGCTGCAAAGACGATCGCACAGGTCTCGAAGATCGTGCCTGCGGGCGGGATCGATCCCGAACATGTCGTCACACCCGGCATCTTCGTCGACCGTCTCGTCGAGATATCCAATCCGCAGCAGGAAGAAGAGCTCGTTCGAGCCGGAGTGGCTTACCTATGA
- a CDS encoding YMGG-like glycine zipper-containing protein produces MMRKIVLASAFVGALASCTATEKGTAIGAGTGAVIGGAVSNSWEGAAVGAVAGGVAGALIGRSTERRGYCVYRDRYGRTYEARC; encoded by the coding sequence ATGATGAGAAAAATTGTCCTTGCCAGTGCCTTCGTTGGCGCCCTGGCATCTTGCACAGCAACGGAGAAGGGAACGGCCATTGGGGCCGGCACCGGAGCAGTTATCGGCGGGGCCGTAAGCAATAGCTGGGAGGGTGCTGCGGTCGGAGCCGTTGCTGGCGGTGTCGCTGGCGCCCTGATTGGCCGCTCGACCGAACGTCGGGGCTACTGCGTGTATCGAGACCGCTATGGACGGACCTACGAGGCGCGCTGCTAG
- the pcaF gene encoding 3-oxoadipyl-CoA thiolase, with amino-acid sequence MSDAYICDYIRTPIGRFGGSLSSVRADDLGAVPLKALMQRNPSIDWEAADDVIFGCANQAGEDNRNVARMSLLLAGLPIAVPGTTINRLCGSGMDAVIAAARAIRAGEAELMIAGGVESMSRAPFVMPKADTAFSRNAEIYDTTIGWRFINPLMKNQYGVDSMPETGENVAEDYNVSREDQDTFALRSQAKAAAAQANGRLAKEITTVVIPQRKGAPMVIEKDEHPRATTMEALRKLGTPFKKEGGTVTAGNASGVNDGAAALVLASEAAARKHGLRPIARILGGAAAAVPPRVMGIGPVPASRKLMARLGMTEDQFDVIELNEAFASQGLAVLRELGIVDDDPRVNRNGGAIALGHPLGMSGARIAGTAALELVESGGRYSLSTMCIGVGQGIAIALERV; translated from the coding sequence ATGAGCGACGCCTATATCTGCGACTATATCCGCACGCCGATCGGCCGTTTCGGCGGCTCTCTGTCATCAGTGCGCGCGGACGATCTCGGGGCTGTGCCTCTCAAAGCACTAATGCAGCGTAACCCATCGATCGACTGGGAGGCCGCCGACGACGTCATTTTCGGCTGCGCGAACCAGGCCGGCGAGGACAATCGTAACGTGGCGCGGATGTCGCTGCTACTTGCGGGCCTTCCGATTGCAGTCCCGGGGACGACGATCAACCGGCTCTGCGGCTCGGGCATGGATGCCGTCATCGCCGCGGCGCGCGCCATTCGCGCCGGCGAGGCGGAACTGATGATTGCAGGCGGCGTGGAGAGCATGTCGCGCGCACCATTCGTGATGCCGAAGGCGGACACGGCCTTTTCACGCAATGCCGAAATCTACGACACGACGATCGGCTGGCGCTTTATCAACCCGCTAATGAAGAATCAGTATGGCGTCGATTCCATGCCGGAAACGGGCGAGAACGTCGCCGAGGATTACAATGTCAGCCGCGAGGATCAGGATACCTTCGCACTGCGTTCGCAGGCTAAGGCCGCCGCCGCTCAGGCAAACGGCCGGCTGGCGAAGGAGATCACGACAGTCGTGATCCCACAGCGCAAGGGCGCCCCCATGGTCATCGAGAAGGATGAACATCCGCGCGCAACGACGATGGAGGCCCTAAGAAAGCTTGGCACGCCATTCAAGAAGGAAGGCGGCACAGTCACGGCGGGCAATGCATCTGGCGTCAACGACGGCGCCGCGGCATTGGTCTTGGCCTCCGAAGCAGCGGCGCGGAAGCATGGCCTGAGGCCGATCGCGCGTATCCTGGGCGGTGCTGCCGCCGCCGTGCCGCCGCGGGTCATGGGGATCGGACCGGTTCCGGCATCGCGCAAGCTGATGGCGCGACTCGGCATGACGGAGGATCAGTTCGATGTCATCGAGCTGAACGAAGCCTTTGCTTCGCAGGGGCTGGCCGTGCTGCGCGAACTTGGGATTGTCGATGACGATCCCCGCGTCAACCGCAATGGGGGCGCCATCGCGCTCGGCCATCCGCTTGGCATGTCGGGGGCGCGCATTGCCGGAACGGCTGCGCTGGAGCTTGTCGAATCGGGCGGGCGCTATTCGCTCTCGACGATGTGCATCGGCGTCGGCCAAGGGATTGCGATAGCTCTCGAAAGAGTTTGA
- a CDS encoding IclR family transcriptional regulator, translating to MRETDFVSGFARGLKVIEAFGETHQRLSITEASKLAGLDRATVRRSLLTLAELGYADYDGKFFTLTPKILRLGHAYLSATPLPLQIQPHLDQLSEKAGQSASASVLDGSEIVYIARASQRRVMSINLTPGSRLPAYCASMGRVLLAALPESEARAILGRTELKQNTPNTKTDPEDLIAEFRRIRSKGYAIIDQELEIGLCSIAVPVENDRGQTVAAINIGAPAAHAPASEMAERYLPLLHETQKALRLVLK from the coding sequence ATGCGGGAAACGGATTTCGTCAGCGGCTTTGCCCGCGGCTTGAAAGTCATCGAAGCCTTCGGTGAGACGCACCAGCGTCTGTCGATCACAGAAGCTTCCAAGCTCGCCGGCCTTGACCGTGCCACCGTCCGCCGCTCGCTTCTGACACTCGCAGAGCTCGGTTATGCGGATTACGACGGAAAGTTCTTCACATTGACGCCGAAGATCCTGCGCCTCGGCCATGCCTATCTCTCGGCAACGCCCTTGCCCCTGCAGATCCAACCGCATCTCGACCAATTGTCCGAAAAGGCTGGACAGAGCGCCTCGGCCTCGGTTCTCGATGGCAGCGAGATCGTCTATATCGCCCGCGCCTCGCAACGCCGCGTCATGTCGATCAATCTGACGCCTGGCAGCCGCCTGCCTGCCTATTGCGCCTCGATGGGCCGCGTGCTGCTCGCAGCACTGCCGGAAAGCGAAGCGCGTGCTATTCTTGGCCGGACGGAATTGAAGCAGAACACGCCGAACACCAAGACAGACCCGGAAGACCTGATTGCCGAATTCCGCCGCATCCGCTCAAAAGGCTATGCCATCATCGATCAAGAGCTTGAAATCGGCCTTTGCTCCATCGCCGTTCCGGTCGAAAACGATCGAGGTCAGACGGTTGCGGCAATCAACATCGGAGCGCCGGCAGCCCACGCCCCTGCATCGGAAATGGCCGAGCGCTATCTGCCTCTTTTGCACGAGACGCAAAAGGCCTTGCGGCTGGTTTTGAAATAG